Below is a genomic region from Culicoides brevitarsis isolate CSIRO-B50_1 chromosome 2, AGI_CSIRO_Cbre_v1, whole genome shotgun sequence.
GCATTCGCATTCGTTTTGTATGCTGTTGTTCAAGCAGCTTTACCGCAGCACAATTGCAAGTTTGTCCCGGCAACAATGGAGGAATAAGATCACGTGAAGATCGTTCAACAAGAGAATTTGTGTTCGCAGGTGTGTGTCGATTGCTAAAATTACTACTGTGTCGACAACGCCCGATGCCTCGAGTCACACGAGACTCTTCGATGGCTTTACAAATCATCACacaatcttttttaaattgtttcgtAAGAATTGCATACAAAAACGGATTACAACATGAATTTAGAGGAAGAATGAAAACTGTGAAGACTTTCGCTTGCTCTAATGAAATCAATTGAAGCCCAAAAACGGCtgttagtgaaaaaaaagcaattggCGACCAACAAAGGAAGTCTGTGAAAACAAGTAAAGCCATTCTTTTTGCTATTCTCGAGTCATTTGAGTTCCATGCTTGTGATCCACGAATTGcacaatacatttttaaataacatccCATCAGTATCAAAAATGCTACTCCATTgatgaacattaaaaataccACATATGCTAAGCTTCCGTTTCCAACTGTCTCAAATGGCAAACAAACGGCAAATTTACGATAATCTGAGACACCAAACAGAGGGAGGGTTGCCATAATAAGAGCAAAAATCCATCCAATAGACATAATGTATCCTGCGTGTCTCAATGAGAGCCGTTTATTTAAGTGCATTGCATGTGTGATTGCATAATTTCTCTCTAAAGTGATGACAGCTAAAGTAAAAACAGACAATTCCGAAgataaaactgctaaaaatccCGATAACTGACAACCGACACTCATTTGCCATGGTATCGCAAATCTTCGAAATTCTCCCAATGTTGAGGCATCAACAACAGCAAGAAAACCCAAATAGATTCCCATGAAAAAGTCTGCAGCTGCCAAATTACACACTAAAAAGCGAGGAACATCCATTTTAGAAcgtgaaaatattaatacgAACACAACTGTGCCATTTCCGAGCATTGCCAAAAGAAAGACAACCCAAACGCCGCATCGTAAAGTCCACCAATCGAATAAATCTTGACATGGAAGAAATGGACCAGGAGCAGGTAAGCAATGTATCACTCCTGTAAATTGATCCGATGGTGTTGTACGAACATCTTCTTCGTAATATTCATCCGTATATGCTGGCAAACCGCTCATATGACCATATTCTGATCCGTATGTATTAATTAGATCATTGATTCGTGGATCGAATTTGTTACtgaggttaatttttttcaattgtggCCAAAAATCTCCAATTGTGTTGTTCCAAAGATTGTAATCAAAGTTGTTATCTGACGGAAAATACACTTCGTCTCGTAATGTAGGTGTTGCAGAAGCAGACATTGATACGAGAGGTAAAAATGGACAGCAATGGTATGCGTATGATAGCACTAATGTTTGTATCTTTGGAAAGGATTCGGGCGAAGGAAACTCCTTTAAACGAGGATTATTAAAGGTTTTCAGATGTAACAGTTTGCTAAGTCCTTTTGTTGGTAGATCCGGAAATTGATTGTTTCCCAGATTTATGTCTTCTATTTGCAAGAAATGAGTAAATGCATTCGGGTGAATATATTTGATGTTATTACTTTCCAAGTctctgtaaaaaataatttaaggatTAAttgattcaataattttattttttttatcttacaaAGACTGCAATCTAACGAGACCTGAAAATGCGTCTTCGCTAATTGAATGTATTTCATTGTGAGACAACAGCAAATCGTGTACCATTTCCAAACCGCGAAATAAGTGCCCATGTAAACTCTCAATTTGATTTCCGGAAAAGTCAAGCAATCGAAGTTCTTTACATCCGCCTAAAACAGGAACTGTTTCCAACATATTAGACTTTGCTTCtctatttgaaaatataaggTACATTAGTCTTTGATAATAATACATACagaaataaatacttttactTACAGACTCTTCAGCTTGGGCGACGTTTCGCACAAGTTTGTGGGTAATTCTTTGAGACGACATCTATCAATTCGGATAATCTCTAAAGCCTCACATCCTTTCATCGATGGAAGTGTTTCCAAAGTTCTTGAATCAGACAAAATTCTAAATGGAAAAGATACAAATATAAGTCAATTCCATGTCAAGGTATTCTCTGTTATACGAATGGTGTCATTATGTCAACCCACGTTCATCATCAAATTGAAGATAAAAACGAGAGTTGCAGACAgatgaagaaaatgaaaaaaaaattaatggtttACACAATGAAGAGAAAATATAAACCAAcaacttgaagaaaattatatgATTGTCGACGCTATGTTTTCCATAGTACTTACAATTTTCTCAACTTTGACATATCTTGTAGTGCAGTGTCCTCAATATATGTGATAGGATTTCCACGCatttcaaatataattaaattcttgGGTAAATCATCCTTCAAGATCTGTCTTATACGATTGTTATTTAGTGAGCTGCAAGTTTgtcacaaaaagaaaaaaatattagtttctGCTGTTTTTGTAcaaacgaaaattattatcatcatcattgtttcGTTCATTTagtatcacaaaaaaaaaataatcgtgcCTTGAGAAGACAAAAGCGACAAACGCCAAATATGACACggattccatttttttttcacatggtACATGCATACAAAGTACGGCAAAACATTATATTCATGGAAAAATGGAGAGAAACAAGAAATTGAATGTGATAAATAGAAAACCGGTCACGTAGAATctgatttaatgaaaaactttcttaTCACATTTACTTGTATGTGGTGTCCTTGTTCGTCATATAGctttcgacaatttttacaCTCCAACTTTTGTTCTGCGACTTTGTTAACTTGTTAAACGTACATAAACATAAAACGTGCTATCGATGTTATCATATCggtaaaaaactttcaataagGAACTTGTTTGTGGTACTTTTATGCGTGACCACAGGCAACAGTAATGGTTTTCTTTGTTTCGCGTTTTGAATGATAAAgtccttttttgtgtgaataaaaaaatgaaattcgcTTGGAAGGTCCTTTAATAATATGTCgtacaatttaataataataaataatcagtGATGGTTTCTTTCATAGAACAAGGAAATGGgtgcgtattttttttttgctatataCGTAATGCCGGATTAATACTCAAAACAAGGAGCGTATTTACTTACAGTTCTTGCAAGTTGTGAAGTTTTTTAATACTGTACGGAATAGCTGTGAGAAGGTTATCATCAATTTccctaaagaaaaaaagtatttaaatgtattttttttaacttgtttttctattcatataatttttatggaaaaaggaCTGtaagaatgaaaattaagcGTCATGTTCAACAAAATATACTTACAATATTTTCAGTCTACCCATATTCTTAAATGCACCTGCTGAGATCTCCATTATACGATTGCGTTTCAAAAGCCTTACAAAAGAgacaaaatgatttattttctctAAGAAGTTAATTCCGAAAATTGCTTACAGAACAGTTAAGTTTCCCATCAATGGAAAATCGTCATCTTTTATTGAAGCTATTAAATTGTTCTCCAAATTTCTGTTgaataagtattttttagtataagctttaaaaaaaataaaggaaaaatacttacaaaGCATCTAACACAGTTAGGCCAGTTAATGCATATGTGGGTACTTTCTCGAGTAAATTACCGTCAAGGCGAAGGCTCTTTAAATTAGTAAATGGCACCAATGAAACATTAACGAGTGAGGTAATTGAATTTCCGGAGagttgtctttaaaaaaacatgaaagaaagaaggacataaaaaaagaaagccAAAAATGTTGGGCGTTACTTACATAAAATTCAACCATGGCACTTGTTGTAATGCCTCCAAAGGAAAAGTCGTCAGATTACAATTGTGTAAAATGAGACGCTTCAATCTGTTTAGTTTGTAAAAGGCCTCTTGATTGAtgcttattaaattattatctgaCAATATtctgagaaataaaaaaaaacattaagatTGATTGAGTGCCCGATTAAagtagaaataaataattaaagcgTATAGCAGTTAAAACtataaaacattgaaaaaatgtcgaaaaattaaggaaaatgttaatgttaaaaaaaatgagtcaaataaagaatacacaaaaaataaataaatgtttaaacttTTCTTATACTTACAGTTCTTCTAAGTTTTTTAACGAGTTAAATGATCTGTTTGGTAGACTAGTTATATTGTTATTTCCTAAATCtctgtaatgaaaaattacttttgtaaATTATCACCCCTTACCAACAGATAAGAATTATATTGAGTAAAGTgtgaaaaaagaattaaaaccTATATTTATATCTGACGGACCTTTTTgccaatggaaaaaaatatagaaaaaattaatatattgttgaatgacttttaaagaaattctcgGGAATGTAAACATGAGATAACGAGGGTATGAAATGGGTTTCCATTAGCACGGATTTAACAAAATGAGCTGGAAATACTATTTGTTGCTGATAATTTCTTTTGTAAGAAATGTGAGAggctttaatatatttttatttttgcttaaaaaaaaatctttttcattaataatatagTTTGCAATTTGATTTATGAGTGTGGTAAAAAAACCCTCTTAAAGTATTTTAaccctttaatttatttttttctttctcacaACTTCCaagaaacgacgaaaaaattcaaccCATTAATCAAAACAgacaatcataaaaataacaatttgcttttccaacaaaatgttttaaaagaagattagatataaacataaattttctctttttatatATGTTCCTCAACAACGGAGAATGACAGAGGAcactaaactaaaaaaaacttacaatttaATAAGCGTTTCTGGAAATTTTGACGTagaaaacaacaataattcaTTGTTAATTCCCGTTGCACGGCAATTGAGTACAAGTTTTTCAACTGTGCCACTGCAAAGGCATCCGTGTTGTTTCACCCATGGCGTCTCACATtcttttttcatcgtttttaatggaaaaccaTCAGAAGCCGCGACAAATTCTTTCAGAGCTTCATTGTAAAGGCGTTCAGCCTCCTTGTCTGCATCTGTAGCTGTTGGTAAGACAATAGTATCATGAAAACCGTTTCGCGTAAGAAAAGGCGGCCTTGCTGTTGTGAGAAACTTTTGCAGATGTATTTTTGAGACATTAGGATTTTCACTCgtcgaaatatttattgaatttgtgtCAACACTGTTGCTACTTGCTGACAACGTCATGCACCACACttggatttttattgttgacaATATTGGTAATAAAAACAGCCAGAGTATTTTTCTAATCACAGCATTCATTATTTGTGtatatttttctgatatttctTTACGGTTATTAGAttctttatctttttttattatttatgtatttggTCTCTGAAAATGCTGGAAGACAATTTGCCTTCTCaatattagatattttttatgttctgaACAATAAATGCACGTAAATAACGCTTCATTACTTTAAATGTTATTGAGAAACGAAGCAATCATCACATCGTTGTtcgtcttcttcgttttttttattgatgaggATAAACACAGAACGAGATGACGTTCAACTTTGCTTCTGTTTTTATCGTaatattaacaataaatataaattatgacCTTTAGATGTCCTAATATCGTATGGAAGAAGAAcagcaattttatttacatttgtaGCGAAAATGTTCGTGATACAGTtcatttttgatgacattttttcttcttttcgatGTTGCTTTTTGGCTCAACTTTTCACATCTCTGTaatgatagaaaaaatataaaattgtgaattaaatTCCATGTCTCGACATTTGTCTGGTTATTGTTGCTCTTCTCCAAACATTTGACGTTATAATTATCAAATGACATTCAGTagactaaattattttatactgttattattattacgttaaaaattgtttggaaATGTTTTTTGGTTTATAAACGGATcgatttgtaataataaacccataataataattattttttgttgatctcTTGTGACCTGATTAAACTATGTATGATGTCTATGGCTAAAGATCCAATAAAAGCGatggtataaaaataaatatatgataaATGATCTGACAACAGAATGCtatggaaaaattgttttcttcaAGTTTGTTTGTATCCTACTAATGACGATGGAAAAGATGAATTCATccgaaaagcaagaaaaaaggaGATAGTAtgatttaaaacgaaaaattaaaattgaaaaattgatttttaagctttcatTTACTTTTAGGTATATAAAGCAAATGATGACAAGGAAATAAATtactcttaataaaaaaacagtgaatagaaaattaatataaagtaTTTGAGCTATCATGAAGATCAATTTAgctgaatttttgttctttttatgATGACTTTGATAGTAAAACATTACTTTAATATGATGTATTTTCAACAATCGTTTGAAAATATCCCCAACttggatatttttgttttactcttttattttttttttactaatgaCAATACACTCTTGACTGTATGCATTTCAATTTGATATGAATTTTCATTGTATGAACATCATAtatgataaatataaataacttgAGTGTCAAAATCATTCATGTCAACCCATTTATCATCAtgcataactttttttttttttggcatgccATCCGATTATCTTTTCATTCAAGTTTTCACACGTAGGAATATATACAACGTTTAATATTGAGGTAAGTTGAGATATGATGGGCAATTAGCAAAAAAGGAAGACTATAATTAAtcgacattttttataataaaactattttgatAAGACTTTATGTTTGTAATCAAATataattgtaagaaaaatgacaaaatttgttacatttattatgtggcgaacaaaattatttttttcaatattatatatattatatattatatgcatataatttgTATAATATATGTATACAATTTCAtactaaatatcaaaaattataccaattatcgatgaaaaaataactcaaattttttttatctaaaaattttccaaatacgtaaaaatacgtaattttaatgagcctatttgatggttttcaagcttgaaattgatcaaaaattatggaaaatgccTTTGCATGACTTTTtaatggttctcaagcttgaaaattgaaaaataaaaaatacgtaaaaatacgtaattttcattttgagagcccatttgatttacgtaaaaaatacgtaattttcattttgtgagcCCATTTAatggttttcaagcttgaaattgatcaaaagttatgaaaaatgcttttggatgactttttgatgcctcttaagcttgaaaattgaaaaataaaaaatacgtaattttcattttgagagcccatttgatttacgtaaaaaatacgtaattttcattttgtgagcCCATTTAatggttttcaagcttgaaattgatcaaaagttatgaaaaagtgCTTTGGGTGTCTTTTTGAttgttcttaagcttgaaaattgaaaaataaaaaatacgtaattttcatttttaaaagacCATTtgatttacgtaaaaaatacgtaattttcattttgtgagcccatttgatggttcaaaagttatgaaaaatgcctttggatgactttttgatggttctcaagcttgaaaattgaaaaaaaaatatacgtaaaaatacgtaattttgattttgtgaGCCcatttgagagcccatttggatgtctttttgatttacttgaaaattgaaaaataaaaaatacgtaattttcattttgagagcccatttgatggttttcaagcttgaaattgatcaaaagttatgaaaaagtgctttgggtgtctttttgatggttcttaagctcaAGCTGGttggttttcaagcttgaaattgatcgaaagttatgaaaaatgcttttggatgactttttgatgcctcttaagtttgaaaattgaaaaataaaaaatacgtaattttcattttgagagcccatttgatttacgtaaaaaatacgtaattttcattttgagagcccatttgatggttttcaagcttgaaattgatcaaaagttatgaaaaatgctttttgagATGCctcatttgaaaattgaaaaataaaaaatacgtaattttcattttgagagcccatttgatttacgtaaaaaatacgtaattttcattttaagagcccatttgatttacgtaaaaaatacgtaattttcattttgagagcccatttgatggttttcaagcttgaaattgatcaaaagttatgaaaaagtgctttgggtgtctttttgatggttcttaagcttgaaaattgaaaaataaaaaatacgtaaaaaatacgtaattttcattttgagagcccatttgatttacgtaaaaaatacgtaattttcattttgtgagcccatttgatggttttcaagcttgaaattgatcgaaagttatgaaaaatgcttttggatgactttttgatgcctcttaagtttgaaaattgaaaaataaaaaatacgtaattttcattttgagagcccatttgatacacgtaaaaaatacgtaattttcattttgagagcccatttgatttacgtaaaaaatacgtaattttcattttgagagcccatttgatggttttcaagcttgaaattgatcgaaagttatgaaaaatgcttttggatgactttttgaagcttgaaattgaaaaaatacgtaatttttcttttgtgagcccatttgatggttttcaagcttgaaatttgaaaaatacgtaaaaaatacgaaattttcaatttttcattttgagattttgcccattgtttttgtttaattaatacaatttaaaCTTCGATTTATGTTCTAATTATATacgtatttttcattttgagagcccatttgaattacgtaaaaaatacgtaattttcattttgagagcccatttgatggttttcaagcttgaaattgatcgaaagttatgaaaaatgcttttggatgactttttgatgcctcttaagtttgaaaattgaaaaataaaaaatacgtaattttcattttgagagcccatttgatacacgtaaaaaatacgtaattttcattttgagagcccatttgatttacgtaaaaaatacgtaattttcattttgagagtcCATCtgatggttttcaagcttgaaattgaccaaaaattatggaaaatgcctttggatgactttttgaaggttctcaagcttgaaaattgaaaaaataaaaaatacgtaatttttcttttgtgagcccatttgatggttttcaagcttgaaattgatcaaaagttaaaaaaatataaaaaaacaataaattttgatgaaattttcaatttttcttttattttgccccattggattttgcAACGGCCTaagattgtttttgtttaattaatacaatttaaaCTTCGATTTATGTtctaattatatatatattgtatacaaataatatacatataatatagaaaaaaataattttgtccatAGCtttagtaacttttttttaaacagcaaGTTACTTGAATAAATGATGACGAGCCTGTAATAATATCTTCCCCATACCACAGGAAAGTTAAATCGAATGTATTATAATGTGATACACGTTTTTCGATAATCAAAAACCCATTAGCACGTAGAACAATAAAGCACGAAAGCctaattttgacaaaagtgTATGCATGGAATAAGGGCATCTACAGTTGACCATCAATTTCTGGGTTAAAAACTATTGTTTATATACTTGCTGTTAGCTCGATAttataaatttcgttttatttttaataacctTCACATTTGTTCATGAATGTAAGTAGTTGTTATGGGCTATCATTTTAGCAATTTACAAACCAAAAGTAAGAGTATAAcgatttattaatttgcacaaaaatattactatatttttgaatattaatagtCTATTCTATttataatgtttatttatttttcattttagaaacTCATTAAAGTAATGAATCAATTTCTTCTTGATATTCCTCacgtaaattaaaacaattattattatttattaaattaatactgCCAGACATCGagatattattcaatttaaacaaaaaattttttttaaacaaggaAGGACATATGCAGTTCCCAAAATAACCTTTTGCAATCCAAATAAGTGCACTCCCATCAATTAATCCGAGTGGCATATGGAATATTAATAACAACATCAGtaatacatttaatttatttgatgtaAATATATGAAATGATTTCAATCAACAATGAGTCAATTGCAGTCACTCAGaacttttgtaaatatattaaatgaataataacaGTAAATTAATCCGCGTACAAGCAATTTGTTTATACGCTTACGCATTGTCATCATACCTCATAAAAGGTAATAATAGCGAGAAATTGCGACGATGCTAAATTGGTATTGGGATATCTAACAATAACTTGGATAATGGTGACAATGATATTTGAATATATCGAAAcgtaatataaaataatacagcaaaagaaaattttattggtgGATTACTGTTGATTGAAGATTATTgagtttttatgttatttgtaAATGAAATAAGTTCATAATAATCAGCTGAGTTTATCAAACcatgattttcatcaaaaaaaaaaaaaaaacatacttcTTAGATACTTTGTTCTTGttcttattatttgaaaaacatatacctatcaattttcaaatttattaaattaaggaCCTTCATTCAAACAAATGGagttttcatgtaaaataatacaaCATCAAAACCGAAATAATGAACAATAACAtctatttacttaaaattattgaaacatatattttagcatccgaataaaaattttcttttcatctaacacagttttttttgtaagttgttATATGTTGTAAGTATGTAAATCTTTCAAAACATAGCATTTATGtgcacaaaaaagaaaataacaaaaaccgCAAACAGTTCAAAATAGTGCAAAGTTTCAGTATATATCTACAGAATCGAAGACACAACTTCATAATATTGCcgttgatattttaaataatgcaaaaatagGTCATCCGCAAGTTGTCTACTATTCTCTTGTATGCGTAGTAAAAACATGTTCATTGCTCATTACAACTATATAGTATACAGTCTCTTTAACAAACGCCtgcctctctctctcgttaaTATTATTGACCATGTACAGTTTTTCTCATATCATGTCCATTTAAGGTATATTGCCCCcatcttttaaacttttgttcagtaaatgtaatttttaacatttggaggaaatttttaaatatatataacgaGTTTGGGTTCATTGTTTTCAAAGCGACAAATTAGTAGGATTGATAATTATACAGCATAATGATATGTTATTATTTACATCTTTTTCTAATATTCGAATATattatgacgaaaaaaaaatctccttttGCTTTCGAAAATACAAACATGTACTTCAATTCGAACCTGCTTAAGAACAGTTTAAggaatatacttttttttctgataggTAAATAAGTGAACAACTAAAAAAGACCtaatatttgtatatttattatgcctgtagaaaatttgatttgtacaattgtaaaaaatattttgtgtcatttaaaaaatttatattaattttaattaaattaaattcgaaaCAAAAACTGAAGATGAAAAtcttatgtaaattttattaatcaattaaatgcaCAAAAAGCATATTAGGCGGACAGTTTAAATGTGGCGTGACATCGTGTTTGTCATCATGTCATTGCTAACGTATTAATTCATGCGAAAATTAGAGCGAACACTTTATATTATTTCGTGTTtcgttgaattaattttaacaaaagaaaataataaaaataaaccaaatgaccgttttgcaaaaaaaaaaaatgaaattaaattatatcaaacaaaaagtcACTCagaatggaataaaaaaaaattatttgagtaaTATAGTatgataaatgttaaaaattgacgaaacTTTGATACTAATTGATAActaatacaattttaaacatGACCAACCTCAATCTGATGTAAGCTTATTCACAGtttcagtttttgttttgactgTAGCAAGTGAAAATCAACACCTAcagtaaaaattatctttaatatTTCACACGTTCATTGCAGATACTCTTATATGAATTTCACGTTACAAACAGCAGTATAGAAGGTAgagttcaatgattttttgtaataccCCATATTTATGCCATTTAACTTGTACATATGTGCCTTTTGGCTacataaatataacaaaacaATCATCTAACACTCGCATAGTTTGGCGTACCTTCAAATATagtgaaaaaatgaaacaactaaacgcaacaaaaaatatgttttttaaaacacGACATTACTATTTTGTGTATACCTACAGAATGTGTTAATATTATTCTTTCTTGCGTTGATGTCGTGTAGgtgaatttatataaatattatgataTGATTAATAGCGTAACATGAAGGAAAATGTGTTAGAAGCAAATGTTAAGCGCGAATTTTTAGatatatactttttaattgtaaacGCCATATAAAACTATCATCTGTAAGTAAAATTTGTGTATATATAGCATTTgcgctaaatatttttacataagtaattcaaaatgtttgtaactgtttataaatttgatgattaaaatcaaacgtataaataaaaatgtatgctTTTATAAGACGTGTTTTGACACCTGGTAAAGtactttcaaatttatatttttttttataagtacgTAACACTGAACTGGAATCATGAGCAAAACCatttgtgttttgttttggTGACCTAAATCATATTCGACTTTATATTTGAGATATTTGCAAGAAAACCaaatgtaaaaatagaaatttttattctgtaaatataaaattataaaaatctaagaaacATCAAACAATCATATAATCATGAAATGAGATTGGGTTTATTGCAAATCCTTTTGAGGAAtactcttcaaaaatttatggagaAGGAAAGAGCACACATATTTACGTGTTTCGTCTAATCTTAAACTATACATTTAATTTACACTTACCtggttttcatttaaaatacgaATTGAGACcaatcaatatattttttaacgtaattatggttgtaaaattgaattaattatcttattaatttttttattgcgaagTGTATAGCATATTATCTCACAAGTTTATAGTAAAAGATGGATATCTCACGTAGTTTTTATATTAGGTATTGTATATTgtctgaacaatttttgatgtgaGTCACAGCAGac
It encodes:
- the LOC134832471 gene encoding leucine-rich repeat-containing G-protein coupled receptor 5A: MTLSASSNSVDTNSINISTSENPNVSKIHLQKFLTTARPPFLTRNGFHDTIVLPTATDADKEAERLYNEALKEFVAASDGFPLKTMKKECETPWVKQHGCLCSGTVEKLVLNCRATGINNELLLFSTSKFPETLIKLDLGNNNITSLPNRSFNSLKNLEELILSDNNLISINQEAFYKLNRLKRLILHNCNLTTFPLEALQQVPWLNFIQLSGNSITSLVNVSLVPFTNLKSLRLDGNLLEKVPTYALTGLTVLDALNLENNLIASIKDDDFPLMGNLTVLLLKRNRIMEISAGAFKNMGRLKILEIDDNLLTAIPYSIKKLHNLQELSLNNNRIRQILKDDLPKNLIIFEMRGNPITYIEDTALQDMSKLRKLILSDSRTLETLPSMKGCEALEIIRIDRCRLKELPTNLCETSPKLKSLEAKSNMLETVPVLGGCKELRLLDFSGNQIESLHGHLFRGLEMVHDLLLSHNEIHSISEDAFSGLVRLQSLDLESNNIKYIHPNAFTHFLQIEDINLGNNQFPDLPTKGLSKLLHLKTFNNPRLKEFPSPESFPKIQTLVLSYAYHCCPFLPLVSMSASATPTLRDEVYFPSDNNFDYNLWNNTIGDFWPQLKKINLSNKFDPRINDLINTYGSEYGHMSGLPAYTDEYYEEDVRTTPSDQFTGVIHCLPAPGPFLPCQDLFDWWTLRCGVWVVFLLAMLGNGTVVFVLIFSRSKMDVPRFLVCNLAAADFFMGIYLGFLAVVDASTLGEFRRFAIPWQMSVGCQLSGFLAVLSSELSVFTLAVITLERNYAITHAMHLNKRLSLRHAGYIMSIGWIFALIMATLPLFGVSDYRKFAVCLPFETVGNGSLAYVVFLMFINGVAFLILMGCYLKMYCAIRGSQAWNSNDSRIAKRMALLVFTDFLCWSPIAFFSLTAVFGLQLISLEQAKVFTVFILPLNSCCNPFLYAILTKQFKKDCVMICKAIEESRVTRGIGRCRHSSNFSNRHTPANTNSLVERSSRDLIPPLLPGQTCNCAAVKLLEQQHTKRMRMQEEPPSVLEKVWRRIFCQNINKNDNRRRGINDNYAYQIAEIQQKNHKRAGSMSSSENFSSSRSDSWRHGAPHHHCGIPLRLLDPRRRHTSWLITRKTSQDSNLSSSRNDSSGSNTTASTSTWRMSHSRSSASSCASRQSIPGQKPRLVRQQAVNQDDAHLDLSGSISPTGRLNVRFLPTIPSAADSSIQLEEDPEIEKLADSDSYGNGIEITAPKTSKATSTKDGSTQFFAIIKGGGKPQSTLSSLHDNKPP